A single window of uncultured Methanospirillum sp. DNA harbors:
- a CDS encoding valine--tRNA ligase, with protein sequence MPLSDPLPKNYDYREVEARWQKTWKDEDHYFQENSDKPQFVIDTPPPYPTGEFHIGNAFNWCYIDFLARYKRMKGYNVMFPQGWDCHGLPTEVKVEETHKITKNDVPRQQFREMCRSLTIGNIEKMRASMRRMAFSIDWSHEYITMMPYYYGKTQLSFLRMFKAGQIYQSNHPVNFCPRCETAIAFAEVNYSDRTTSLNFFNFDGVEIATTRPELLAACVAVAVHPEDERYAGKGGKTLKVPLFGHEVPIITDEAVDPAFGSGAVMICTFGDKQDVLWWRTHNLPLRKAIDKSGKMTGIAGKYSDMTSGDCRKAILVEMQDQGILIRQQPLEQRVGTCWRCKTPIEILSENQWFVRIPHEAALKAAKEVKWYPEHMFLRMENWIEQMEWDWCISRQRLFATPIPIWFCKDCGEVIIPEEADLPVDPTVDKPKKPCPKCGSTSFAAETDVLDTWMDSSISVLHVTGWDGSQTKPPLFPAQIRPQGHDIIRTWAFYTILRAVSLVGGRPWDQILVNGMVLGEDGFKMSKSRGNVTVPEEILSQYGADSLRQWAAAGAATGSDIQFNWNDVVAANRFLTKMWNISRFALMQLSREPYNEKAPVTALADRWLLARLDQAVRDISDAFETYQFDRGLRAIREFAWDVLADNYIEIVKGRLYGGSGRDGACVAIQTALNSLCRMMAPYTPYFAEEIWSAAFEGSVHKQPWVDFTYADSQALADGQMLVRIVTEVRRYKHDKNLALNAPLGTVTVYTANLIDDAGDGSLALNCSLKYMAGKPELRQVATGVSFNMGIIGPALRGQAKGFMQAIEALPKEQLVQLPKTVVVGGEEIAVPEGSIIPQMSYTVAGAAVEIITAQDDLIITVEQKE encoded by the coding sequence ATGCCCTTGTCCGATCCACTTCCCAAAAATTATGATTATCGCGAGGTTGAGGCGCGATGGCAGAAAACCTGGAAGGATGAAGACCATTACTTTCAGGAGAACTCAGATAAACCCCAATTTGTTATAGATACACCCCCGCCATACCCGACCGGGGAATTCCATATCGGCAACGCATTCAACTGGTGTTACATCGATTTTCTCGCCAGATACAAAAGAATGAAAGGGTACAACGTGATGTTTCCCCAGGGGTGGGACTGTCACGGACTGCCGACCGAGGTCAAGGTCGAAGAGACCCATAAAATAACCAAGAACGATGTGCCCCGCCAGCAATTCAGGGAGATGTGTCGTTCTCTTACGATCGGAAACATCGAGAAGATGCGGGCATCCATGCGCCGCATGGCATTCTCGATAGACTGGTCGCACGAATACATCACGATGATGCCGTATTATTACGGCAAGACCCAGCTCTCATTTCTGCGGATGTTCAAAGCCGGGCAGATCTACCAGAGTAACCATCCGGTAAACTTCTGTCCCCGTTGTGAAACTGCGATAGCATTTGCTGAGGTCAATTACAGCGACAGGACCACGTCCCTGAACTTCTTTAATTTTGACGGAGTAGAGATCGCAACAACCAGGCCTGAACTTCTTGCAGCCTGTGTCGCTGTGGCAGTTCATCCTGAAGATGAACGGTACGCAGGAAAAGGCGGCAAGACCCTGAAGGTCCCCCTTTTCGGGCATGAGGTTCCGATCATCACCGACGAGGCTGTGGATCCAGCCTTCGGATCAGGTGCGGTCATGATCTGTACCTTTGGTGACAAGCAGGATGTGCTCTGGTGGAGGACGCACAACCTGCCCCTGCGCAAGGCCATCGATAAGAGCGGGAAGATGACCGGTATCGCTGGAAAGTATTCCGACATGACTTCAGGAGACTGCCGCAAGGCAATCCTTGTTGAGATGCAGGACCAGGGTATCCTGATCAGGCAGCAGCCGCTTGAACAGCGGGTCGGAACCTGCTGGAGATGCAAGACTCCCATCGAGATCCTGTCTGAGAATCAGTGGTTCGTCAGGATCCCACACGAGGCAGCGCTCAAGGCGGCAAAAGAGGTGAAGTGGTATCCAGAGCACATGTTCCTACGGATGGAGAACTGGATAGAGCAGATGGAGTGGGACTGGTGTATCTCACGCCAGAGGCTCTTTGCCACTCCAATCCCAATCTGGTTCTGCAAGGACTGCGGCGAGGTCATAATCCCTGAAGAGGCTGACCTGCCCGTTGATCCAACCGTCGACAAGCCTAAGAAGCCCTGCCCGAAATGTGGCAGTACCTCGTTTGCTGCTGAAACAGATGTGCTTGATACCTGGATGGACTCCTCGATATCGGTCCTCCATGTAACCGGCTGGGACGGGAGCCAGACAAAACCGCCACTCTTCCCCGCCCAGATTCGTCCCCAGGGGCATGACATCATCAGGACATGGGCATTTTATACTATCCTCCGTGCGGTCTCACTTGTAGGCGGCAGACCCTGGGATCAGATCCTGGTCAACGGGATGGTGCTTGGTGAAGACGGATTCAAGATGAGCAAGAGTCGGGGCAATGTCACGGTACCTGAGGAGATTCTGAGCCAGTACGGGGCAGACTCACTGCGTCAGTGGGCTGCTGCCGGTGCTGCAACCGGGTCTGATATCCAGTTCAACTGGAACGATGTTGTGGCTGCCAACCGGTTCCTGACCAAGATGTGGAACATCTCCCGGTTCGCCCTGATGCAACTCTCCCGCGAGCCCTACAATGAAAAAGCCCCGGTTACGGCCCTCGCAGACCGCTGGCTTTTAGCCCGGCTCGATCAGGCAGTCCGTGATATCTCTGACGCTTTCGAGACATACCAGTTCGACAGAGGACTTCGCGCCATCAGAGAGTTTGCATGGGATGTTCTCGCAGACAACTACATCGAGATCGTCAAAGGAAGGTTATACGGCGGTTCAGGCAGGGATGGTGCCTGTGTCGCAATTCAGACCGCATTAAACAGCCTCTGCCGGATGATGGCCCCGTACACGCCATACTTTGCTGAGGAGATATGGTCAGCAGCGTTTGAAGGTTCGGTGCACAAGCAGCCCTGGGTTGACTTCACCTATGCTGATTCGCAGGCACTCGCTGACGGGCAGATGCTTGTTCGGATCGTCACCGAGGTCCGCAGGTACAAGCATGACAAAAATCTCGCGTTAAATGCCCCGCTCGGAACCGTGACGGTATACACTGCGAATCTGATCGATGATGCCGGGGACGGTAGCCTGGCTCTGAATTGTTCCTTGAAATATATGGCCGGGAAGCCTGAACTCAGGCAGGTTGCAACAGGTGTCTCCTTCAATATGGGGATCATCGGCCCTGCACTCCGCGGACAGGCAAAAGGATTCATGCAGGCTATCGAGGCACTGCCAAAGGAACAACTGGTTCAGCTCCCCAAGACCGTGGTTGTAGGAGGCGAAGAGATTGCAGTTCCGGAGGGATCAATAATCCCCCAGATGTCATATACCGTGGCCGGTGCAGCAGTCGAGATCATCACTGCCCAGGATGATCTTATCATCACGGTTGAGCAGAAAGAATAA
- a CDS encoding tetratricopeptide repeat protein, with product MKVSGSSGRNPLSGYLKRYPSMNPEHRYACKGCPPARWLLVPLTLLIFFTSITTATPSFSPNEGKIPLKVQFTLPGGESCDSVKWDFGDGNTSTEVSPSYSYTRMSFFYPICVCTLPGATVTYSFGKIVPENAVFKGIDETPQTPTDVKVDVKSDSLGLEDLIKQGTVFYNLGLYDYAATSYKGAIQKSGSDPQLLAKYGDILVGLSRWEEAKNAYNQSLAIKQDKDVLNAYGNALVQLKKFDVALAAFNQSLAMETTNPGAWAGSGRAYKGLKQVNESAAAYQKSVDLEASQPSVWKEYGDILMSAERSTDAITAYEKAIAQGVSGADMYISYGEALRKAGRNADAEAAIATARSMQGKLYVSNIDTAIHCTAGGAMG from the coding sequence ATGAAGGTATCAGGATCCAGCGGTAGAAACCCTTTATCCGGATACCTCAAACGGTACCCCTCAATGAACCCTGAACACCGGTATGCCTGTAAAGGCTGCCCGCCTGCCAGGTGGCTTCTCGTGCCCCTGACTCTGCTTATCTTCTTTACCTCAATAACAACTGCCACACCATCATTCTCCCCCAATGAGGGAAAGATACCACTTAAGGTGCAGTTCACTCTCCCGGGTGGCGAAAGTTGTGACTCAGTAAAATGGGATTTCGGTGACGGGAATACCTCAACAGAGGTCAGTCCCTCATACTCGTACACCAGAATGAGTTTCTTTTACCCGATCTGTGTATGTACCCTTCCAGGAGCGACGGTGACCTACTCTTTCGGCAAGATTGTTCCTGAAAATGCGGTGTTCAAAGGGATCGATGAAACCCCACAGACTCCGACTGATGTGAAGGTTGATGTGAAATCAGACAGTCTGGGTCTTGAAGATCTCATTAAACAGGGGACTGTATTCTACAACCTTGGCCTGTACGATTATGCAGCCACATCATACAAGGGTGCAATCCAGAAGTCAGGATCTGATCCCCAGCTCCTGGCAAAATACGGAGATATCCTTGTTGGCCTCTCACGTTGGGAAGAAGCAAAAAATGCCTATAATCAGTCACTAGCCATCAAACAGGACAAGGATGTGCTGAATGCATATGGAAATGCCCTCGTCCAGCTGAAGAAGTTTGATGTGGCTCTTGCGGCATTTAACCAGTCACTTGCAATGGAGACAACGAACCCGGGTGCATGGGCAGGATCCGGCCGGGCGTACAAGGGACTGAAGCAGGTGAATGAATCTGCTGCTGCATACCAGAAGTCAGTTGATCTTGAGGCATCACAGCCATCTGTATGGAAAGAGTACGGAGATATCCTGATGTCAGCAGAAAGAAGCACCGATGCGATCACTGCATATGAAAAGGCGATAGCCCAGGGTGTTTCAGGTGCTGATATGTACATTAGTTATGGAGAGGCTCTCAGAAAGGCAGGACGTAACGCGGATGCTGAAGCAGCAATCGCGACGGCCCGGAGCATGCAGGGTAAATTATATGTCTCCAACATTGACACTGCCATCCATTGCACAGCCGGCGGGGCCATGGGATAA
- a CDS encoding TIGR00297 family protein, translated as MIVPGRWQAFLAAVVLTLLVPHMPPGMAGFFLILTSAFICIRVHDLALPLALFILGILSFFGFVPAFVLCATLLIVSTREVIFFYSGGRPVEYALALIGGLLVSALVIFYMTAGTWLSAVVGVTVAILLFAILQKKPYAITGELIGVALAMLLIENLEFQADLPLVVTAAFISFGFAYFAYRLKTADIAGLFSAALVGILLIVFAGISWFLIMLAFFILGAAATRYQMEYKKSLHVEQESGGVRGYVNVFANGLVSVVAAVCFGVSQHPVFIAIYLGSVATAASDTVAGEIGVCSGRPYLITTLKPVPEGTNGGVSITGEIAGLFAAVFIAACAVLLGVADMAVFLASVAGGLIGANIDSLIGEILENKKIIGNAGTNFLATLGGGVVTAFLWIALSPLF; from the coding sequence ATGATAGTACCGGGGAGATGGCAGGCCTTTCTTGCCGCCGTCGTTCTCACCCTTCTTGTTCCTCATATGCCCCCCGGAATGGCGGGATTTTTCCTTATCCTCACCTCCGCGTTCATCTGCATCAGGGTACATGATCTTGCCCTTCCCCTCGCCCTCTTCATCCTTGGGATACTCAGTTTCTTCGGGTTTGTTCCTGCGTTTGTTCTCTGTGCGACCCTCCTGATCGTGTCAACAAGGGAAGTCATCTTCTTCTATTCAGGTGGAAGACCTGTTGAGTATGCTCTCGCTCTTATCGGCGGTCTGCTGGTAAGTGCCCTTGTGATCTTTTACATGACTGCGGGAACCTGGCTTTCTGCGGTTGTCGGTGTGACAGTAGCGATTCTGCTCTTTGCAATCCTGCAGAAAAAACCCTATGCGATAACCGGTGAACTGATCGGTGTCGCATTAGCCATGCTGCTGATCGAGAACCTTGAGTTTCAGGCCGATCTCCCGCTGGTCGTAACCGCGGCATTTATCTCATTCGGGTTTGCGTATTTTGCATATCGTCTCAAAACTGCCGATATAGCCGGTCTCTTCTCAGCCGCACTCGTCGGGATCCTCCTCATCGTGTTTGCCGGAATATCGTGGTTTCTGATCATGCTGGCGTTCTTTATCCTTGGTGCAGCGGCCACCCGGTACCAGATGGAGTATAAAAAGAGCCTTCATGTCGAGCAGGAGAGCGGAGGTGTCAGGGGATACGTCAATGTCTTTGCCAACGGACTGGTCTCGGTTGTTGCGGCTGTCTGTTTCGGTGTATCCCAACACCCTGTATTCATCGCCATTTATCTGGGAAGTGTGGCAACCGCTGCGTCTGATACTGTTGCAGGAGAGATCGGTGTCTGTTCAGGACGACCGTACCTCATAACCACCTTAAAACCGGTGCCTGAAGGAACCAACGGGGGTGTCTCCATAACCGGTGAGATAGCAGGCCTGTTTGCCGCAGTCTTCATTGCTGCGTGTGCAGTGCTTCTGGGTGTTGCTGATATGGCTGTATTTCTTGCCAGCGTTGCCGGTGGACTCATCGGTGCAAACATCGACAGTCTGATCGGTGAGATATTAGAGAACAAAAAGATAATCGGGAATGCAGGAACGAACTTCCTGGCAACCCTTGGAGGTGGGGTCGTAACCGCCTTCCTCTGGATTGCCCTCTCTCCACTCTTCTAA
- a CDS encoding pyruvate kinase alpha/beta domain-containing protein: MGYSTKKIWYFDKPGSGNTQDALKIAAERAKELGIRYLIVPSSSGDTAKIAADTLRGTGISLIVVTHAVGFSSPGVWEFDTRVAEELRAEGVKIVTGTHVLSGLERAFSSSPKVGGGSRSEAVAEALRRVIAVGLKVAVECTLIAADQGAVLVTEEVIALGGTASGVDTVCVIRPSHTNRFFDLQVREIVAMPRDR, from the coding sequence ATGGGGTACTCTACCAAAAAGATCTGGTATTTTGATAAACCCGGTAGCGGGAACACCCAGGATGCCCTCAAGATAGCTGCCGAGCGGGCAAAAGAACTTGGAATACGATACCTGATTGTCCCGAGTTCCAGCGGTGATACCGCAAAAATAGCAGCAGATACGCTGCGGGGAACCGGAATCTCCCTGATCGTTGTGACCCATGCTGTAGGGTTCTCAAGCCCGGGAGTCTGGGAGTTTGACACCAGGGTCGCAGAAGAACTCAGGGCGGAAGGGGTGAAGATTGTAACCGGGACACATGTCCTTTCAGGCCTTGAACGCGCGTTCTCATCCTCGCCAAAAGTCGGCGGCGGCTCCAGGAGCGAGGCTGTGGCCGAGGCACTGAGGAGAGTAATCGCTGTCGGCCTCAAGGTCGCGGTTGAGTGCACGCTGATTGCTGCTGATCAGGGAGCAGTCCTGGTTACCGAAGAGGTGATCGCACTCGGAGGAACAGCTAGCGGGGTTGACACCGTCTGCGTAATCAGACCGTCACACACTAACCGGTTCTTCGATCTCCAGGTCAGAGAGATCGTGGCTATGCCACGGGACCGGTGA
- a CDS encoding redox-regulated ATPase YchF has translation MITLALAGKPNCGKSTLYRAATLAPAEIANYPFTTIDANRGVAYVRVPCPCTALEHRCGVCVDGIRYVPVHLIDVAGLVPEAHTGKGLGNQFLDHLRQADAIINVIDASGATDIEGAPDDIGSHDPLEEIPMLETEMTMWLFGIIEKHWPKMQRQAQVKNYNMYAGLAELLAGLSIREEFVVDAERESGITFRSAQSADLQKFARILLKYSKPMIQAGNKADQAPAELVAKVKAAGISLISGAAELALRSAAEHNLIVYHPGDASFTIADGVTLNAAQQDGLSKIRGFMDTYGGTGVQQMINQAVFGLLDQIVVYPVEDETHLTDAKGRVLPDAFLMKKGSTPRDLAYQVHTDIGKGFLYAIDAKTKMRIKETTVLKDGDIIKIVSTAK, from the coding sequence ATGATCACCCTTGCACTGGCAGGCAAACCAAACTGCGGAAAATCAACCCTGTACCGGGCGGCTACCCTTGCTCCGGCAGAAATTGCAAACTATCCCTTCACCACCATCGATGCAAACCGGGGGGTCGCATATGTGCGGGTACCGTGTCCCTGTACTGCTCTTGAGCACCGGTGCGGTGTCTGCGTCGACGGGATACGGTATGTCCCGGTCCACCTGATCGATGTGGCAGGGCTGGTCCCTGAAGCTCACACCGGGAAGGGCCTTGGCAACCAGTTCCTTGATCATCTCAGGCAGGCGGATGCCATTATCAACGTTATCGACGCGAGCGGTGCGACCGATATCGAGGGCGCCCCTGATGATATCGGATCACATGATCCGCTTGAAGAGATCCCGATGCTTGAGACTGAGATGACGATGTGGCTGTTTGGGATCATCGAGAAGCACTGGCCAAAAATGCAGCGTCAGGCCCAGGTAAAAAATTACAATATGTATGCAGGCCTCGCCGAACTGCTCGCTGGTCTCTCAATCAGGGAAGAGTTCGTGGTAGATGCCGAACGCGAATCAGGCATCACCTTCAGGTCTGCCCAGTCTGCTGACCTTCAAAAGTTTGCAAGGATCCTTCTGAAATATTCAAAGCCGATGATCCAGGCAGGCAACAAGGCAGACCAGGCACCAGCAGAACTCGTTGCCAAGGTAAAGGCTGCAGGAATCAGCCTCATCTCGGGCGCAGCAGAACTCGCACTCCGCTCCGCAGCCGAGCATAACCTGATCGTCTATCATCCTGGTGATGCATCCTTTACTATTGCTGATGGTGTGACACTCAACGCTGCCCAGCAGGATGGTCTATCCAAGATTCGTGGATTCATGGATACGTATGGGGGCACCGGGGTGCAGCAGATGATCAACCAGGCTGTCTTTGGACTCCTCGATCAGATCGTGGTCTACCCGGTTGAAGACGAGACCCATCTCACCGATGCAAAAGGGCGGGTGCTTCCTGATGCCTTCCTGATGAAGAAGGGTTCAACACCGCGTGATCTCGCGTACCAGGTCCATACCGACATCGGGAAGGGCTTTTTGTATGCTATCGACGCAAAGACAAAGATGAGGATCAAGGAGACCACAGTGCTCAAGGATGGGGATATCATCAAGATCGTGAGCACTGCGAAGTAA
- a CDS encoding NDP-sugar synthase, translated as MKVCIMCGGEGTRLRPLTFERPKPCIPIVNKPSIEHLVSHLSNLGFHDVVITLGYKGDAIEQSLGDGALLGANITYVYEESKLGTAGSVHNARKYLGDKPFLVVGGDHVTDLNLLEFYREHLKSAAIVTIGLISIDEPSEYGIAEIDVENRIRRFREKPGPGEIFSNLASTGMYVCSPDIFEYIPAGVKFDFAKNLFPLLMEKNLPLNGWLARGNWSDVGSPASLRQAEKWKLQEMRYANISGDLDVKNANIQGPVDFGSSIYLGNNSRIVGPVVIGSGTSIGDNVLIGPYTSIGKNCVIRNNVRLLSSSIYNRVVIGQGSSVSGTIVDNETMIGDGCSVEHGSVIGPRCVIRNRVTVHSNTRIWPDVVIADGTIITEHVLNDDYDTRCEGS; from the coding sequence ATGAAGGTCTGCATTATGTGCGGGGGAGAAGGGACACGACTGCGTCCTCTCACCTTCGAACGCCCGAAACCCTGTATTCCGATCGTCAATAAGCCCTCCATCGAGCATCTGGTATCCCATCTCTCCAATCTTGGTTTTCATGATGTGGTCATCACCCTGGGATACAAGGGCGATGCCATCGAGCAGTCGCTCGGCGATGGAGCCCTGCTTGGTGCCAACATCACCTACGTGTATGAAGAGAGCAAGCTCGGGACCGCAGGCAGTGTTCATAACGCCAGGAAGTACCTCGGTGACAAACCGTTTCTCGTCGTTGGCGGGGATCATGTCACCGATCTCAACCTCCTTGAGTTCTATCGTGAACACCTGAAAAGTGCAGCCATCGTCACCATCGGGCTTATCAGCATCGATGAACCGTCAGAGTACGGTATCGCAGAGATAGATGTTGAGAACCGCATTCGCAGGTTCAGGGAGAAACCGGGACCCGGCGAGATCTTCTCAAACCTGGCCTCGACCGGGATGTACGTCTGCTCACCTGATATCTTCGAGTACATCCCTGCAGGAGTAAAGTTTGATTTTGCAAAGAACCTCTTCCCACTCCTGATGGAGAAGAACCTCCCGCTCAACGGCTGGCTGGCACGGGGGAACTGGTCCGATGTCGGGAGTCCTGCCTCGCTCAGGCAGGCCGAGAAGTGGAAGCTGCAGGAGATGAGGTATGCGAACATCAGCGGGGACCTTGACGTGAAGAATGCCAATATCCAGGGTCCTGTAGATTTCGGGAGCTCGATCTACCTTGGGAACAACAGCAGGATAGTAGGGCCGGTAGTGATCGGTTCAGGAACCTCGATTGGAGACAACGTGCTCATCGGGCCGTACACCTCTATCGGCAAGAACTGCGTGATACGAAATAATGTGAGGCTCCTCTCGTCCTCGATCTATAACCGGGTGGTGATCGGGCAGGGATCTTCTGTCTCCGGAACGATCGTGGATAACGAGACCATGATCGGTGATGGATGTAGCGTGGAGCACGGTTCTGTGATCGGACCACGCTGTGTTATCCGCAACCGGGTGACCGTTCATTCAAACACCCGTATCTGGCCTGATGTCGTGATCGCGGACGGAACAATCATCACCGAGCATGTGCTCAACGATGACTACGACACCAGGTGCGAAGGCTCTTAA